From Pseudanabaena sp. PCC 6802, one genomic window encodes:
- a CDS encoding lysozyme inhibitor LprI family protein: MRKHLNLRSFTLALMVLTGNYLSSLADFQAAIATTPDRIRQQQERLCREEQGNNIGIKACIWLEYDTADRKLNEAYRQLTAKVSPEERSLLTEAQLGWIKLRDNTCEFEVYRSRGGTGFSGFLNACKTRITNQRRVELERYLTKQN; the protein is encoded by the coding sequence ATGCGCAAGCACTTAAACTTGAGGTCGTTTACCCTGGCATTGATGGTACTGACTGGGAACTATTTATCTAGTTTAGCCGATTTCCAAGCAGCGATCGCAACTACTCCCGATCGAATACGCCAGCAACAAGAGAGGCTTTGTCGAGAGGAGCAAGGGAACAATATTGGGATTAAAGCTTGTATCTGGTTGGAATACGATACAGCCGATCGCAAGTTGAATGAGGCGTACAGACAACTGACAGCGAAGGTATCGCCGGAGGAGCGATCGCTCCTGACGGAAGCGCAACTGGGATGGATTAAGTTGCGAGATAATACCTGCGAATTTGAAGTTTACAGGAGTCGTGGCGGTACGGGTTTTAGTGGATTTTTGAATGCATGTAAGACGCGCATCACCAACCAGCGCCGAGTGGAACTAGAGCGTTACTTAACAAAACAGAATTGA
- a CDS encoding DUF4058 family protein, translated as MSLRDHFFPPLSTKRHWHSFHNAWSTYLAENLNQLLPEGYFAEPNVQFGIEIDVATLSEVPLTSFAQQTPESTQWSPRPPTATLPFQPTTDSVEVQIFNTQAGPTLVGAIELVSPANKDRPTHRNAFTSKCQTYLQQSIGLVIVDIVTTLSANLHHNLMQQLSLQTESLKSDLYVVAYRVAEIDGISHLSIWQEPLTIGEPLPMVPLFLKGGIFLPLDLEQTYTYTCTKQRIPDPV; from the coding sequence ATGTCATTGCGCGATCATTTTTTCCCTCCCCTCAGCACCAAACGGCATTGGCATAGCTTTCATAATGCCTGGTCAACTTACCTCGCTGAAAATCTAAATCAACTATTGCCGGAGGGTTACTTTGCGGAGCCGAACGTTCAGTTTGGCATTGAAATTGATGTGGCAACCTTGAGCGAAGTTCCCTTAACGAGTTTCGCTCAACAAACCCCAGAATCGACGCAATGGAGTCCACGGCCACCCACAGCAACGCTCCCATTTCAACCCACCACAGACAGTGTTGAAGTACAAATCTTCAATACCCAGGCGGGGCCGACTCTGGTGGGAGCGATCGAGTTGGTCAGTCCTGCCAACAAAGATCGCCCGACTCATCGCAATGCTTTCACCTCAAAGTGTCAGACCTATCTGCAACAAAGTATTGGGCTAGTAATCGTTGATATAGTGACAACGCTTTCTGCCAATTTACATCACAACTTGATGCAGCAGCTATCGTTGCAAACAGAGTCTTTGAAGTCAGACCTGTATGTTGTTGCCTATCGAGTAGCAGAAATCGATGGGATATCCCATCTCAGTATTTGGCAGGAACCATTGACCATTGGCGAACCTCTGCCAATGGTTCCTCTCTTCCTAAAAGGCGGTATTTTTCTTCCGCTCGATTTAGAGCAGACCTACACCTACACCTGCACTAAGCAACGAATTCCCGATCCCGTTTAG
- a CDS encoding HlyD family efflux transporter periplasmic adaptor subunit, which translates to MHRQSASNKTIMAQVRDSQKTFKPWVVGAIAIATSLGVFAIISNVLQAQAPKPTETATATPSKNVTALGRIEPMGQVIKLSVINAQDSRVDKLLVQEGDYVKAEQVIAVLQGLDKKKAALAEAEQELAVQEAKLAQTLAGESKVGEIAAQEANIAQLEARLRTETAEKKAAIARIEAELRNDRITYQRYQTLHQEGAVNTSDIDEKRKNWETSQAKLDEAKAQLANAESTLKEQIRQQQATLDKLQEVRPVDVRVAQAQMQYSKTKVATAKADLDDVYVRVPVAGRILKINTRIGEQVNTQQGIVELGQTDRMYAIAEVYETDVYKIKPGQRARITSENGGFEGELQGTVDRIGLQIKKKNVLDSDPAADKDARVVEVKIRIDSKDSKKVEALTNLQTRISISLN; encoded by the coding sequence ATGCATCGTCAAAGCGCCAGCAACAAGACGATTATGGCTCAAGTACGAGATTCGCAGAAAACGTTTAAACCCTGGGTAGTGGGCGCGATCGCGATCGCCACCTCCCTGGGGGTATTTGCCATAATTTCTAATGTCCTGCAAGCTCAAGCGCCGAAACCTACAGAGACCGCCACTGCCACCCCCAGTAAAAACGTTACCGCCCTCGGTCGCATCGAGCCAATGGGGCAAGTAATTAAACTATCGGTAATTAATGCCCAGGATAGCCGCGTTGATAAGCTCTTAGTTCAAGAAGGTGACTACGTAAAGGCAGAGCAGGTAATTGCAGTTTTGCAAGGTTTAGATAAAAAGAAGGCGGCGTTGGCGGAGGCGGAACAGGAGCTAGCCGTGCAGGAAGCCAAACTAGCGCAAACCCTTGCCGGAGAATCAAAAGTGGGGGAAATCGCTGCTCAGGAAGCTAATATAGCTCAATTAGAAGCCCGCCTGCGTACCGAAACGGCTGAGAAAAAGGCTGCCATCGCTCGCATTGAGGCGGAATTGCGTAACGATCGAATTACCTATCAACGCTATCAAACTCTCCACCAGGAGGGGGCGGTCAATACTTCTGATATTGATGAAAAGCGTAAGAATTGGGAAACTTCCCAAGCTAAATTAGATGAGGCAAAAGCACAGTTGGCGAACGCGGAATCTACGCTCAAGGAGCAAATCCGCCAGCAGCAGGCCACTCTAGATAAGTTGCAAGAAGTGCGTCCCGTTGATGTGAGAGTGGCGCAAGCGCAAATGCAATATTCCAAAACTAAGGTGGCGACTGCTAAAGCCGATCTCGATGATGTTTACGTGCGCGTACCCGTAGCGGGTAGAATCCTCAAGATCAATACCCGCATCGGCGAGCAGGTGAATACGCAGCAGGGCATTGTGGAGTTGGGGCAAACCGATCGGATGTACGCGATCGCGGAAGTCTACGAAACCGATGTCTATAAGATTAAGCCAGGTCAGAGAGCCAGAATAACCAGCGAAAATGGTGGCTTTGAAGGAGAGCTACAAGGCACTGTCGATCGTATCGGTCTGCAAATTAAAAAGAAAAATGTCTTAGATTCCGATCCTGCTGCCGACAAAGATGCACGTGTAGTTGAGGTGAAGATTCGCATCGATTCCAAAGATAGTAAGAAAGTGGAGGCTCTCACTAACCTTCAGACGCGGATTTCGATCTCCTTGAATTAG
- the devC gene encoding ABC transporter permease DevC: protein MKLLPAKDLLDNLAHELPLGWSQLAHKKVRFAVALAGIGFANVLIFMQLGFSSALFDGVTRIHDRLKGDLFLVSKRSRYLGNRGFPRSHLYQAAAVDNVASARPFYYALSGWRNPENRLFEDVGVIAFNPSQPILDLPEVEQQMDKIVIPDTVLFDRLSQVTLGPVPEMLAQGKRVTSEINKRKVIATGTFTLGGTLFKSGHVITSDWNYLRIFGKDSLDEIQVGVIALNPGADIQTVRRNIKASVPEEILVLTRKDFVQVEIDFWSQHPAGVIFGFGTIMGFIVGVVVVYQVLYSDVSDHLPEYATLKAMGYSNRRLLGVVFQEAVILAVCGFVPGCLASLGMYAGLSHLTKLPVNMRPHVATQVFVLTVSMCTISAAIASRKLQSADPADVF from the coding sequence ATGAAACTGCTACCCGCCAAAGATTTGCTAGATAATCTCGCGCACGAACTACCGCTGGGATGGTCGCAACTCGCCCACAAAAAAGTGCGCTTTGCCGTAGCGCTGGCAGGAATTGGGTTTGCCAACGTCTTGATCTTTATGCAGCTTGGGTTTAGCTCGGCTCTTTTTGACGGAGTTACCCGCATTCACGATCGCCTCAAAGGAGATCTATTTCTTGTCAGTAAGCGATCGAGATATCTCGGCAATCGCGGGTTCCCTCGGAGTCATTTATACCAGGCAGCAGCAGTGGATAACGTTGCTTCAGCCCGCCCTTTTTACTATGCCCTGTCAGGATGGCGAAACCCTGAAAATAGGCTATTTGAAGATGTGGGCGTAATCGCCTTCAACCCCTCGCAGCCAATTCTAGATCTGCCAGAGGTGGAGCAACAAATGGATAAGATCGTTATTCCCGATACCGTATTATTCGATCGCCTATCTCAAGTGACGCTCGGCCCCGTACCCGAGATGTTGGCACAAGGGAAGCGCGTCACCTCTGAAATTAACAAACGCAAAGTTATTGCCACTGGTACATTCACTTTGGGTGGCACCTTGTTTAAAAGCGGCCACGTTATCACCAGCGATTGGAATTACCTGCGCATCTTTGGCAAAGATAGTCTGGACGAAATTCAAGTTGGCGTAATTGCGCTCAATCCAGGTGCGGATATCCAAACCGTACGGAGAAATATTAAAGCCAGCGTCCCAGAAGAGATTCTAGTTCTCACCCGTAAAGACTTCGTACAGGTAGAGATCGACTTCTGGTCGCAGCACCCCGCCGGAGTGATTTTTGGCTTTGGTACGATTATGGGCTTCATCGTCGGAGTTGTCGTGGTCTATCAAGTTCTGTATTCTGATGTCAGCGATCATCTACCAGAATACGCTACCCTAAAGGCAATGGGCTACTCTAATCGACGATTGCTAGGAGTAGTTTTTCAAGAGGCAGTGATTCTCGCAGTCTGCGGTTTTGTGCCGGGGTGTTTGGCTTCCCTCGGCATGTACGCTGGTTTGAGCCATCTGACCAAACTACCCGTAAATATGCGTCCTCATGTCGCTACCCAGGTGTTTGTCCTCACTGTTTCCATGTGTACGATTTCCGCCGCGATCGCCTCGCGCAAACTCCAATCTGCCGACCCTGCCGATGTGTTTTAG
- a CDS encoding DevA family ABC transporter ATP-binding protein: MPPQPTVSIRNLNHAFGSGNLRKPVLSDIDLDINPGEVVLLTGPSGSGKTTLLTLIGGLRSLQEGSLQILGQELYGASQKQMVQVRSNIGFIFQSNNLLECLTAHQNVRMSLRLHDRIPMRDRTKLSVAMLEAVGLGDRADYYPAALSGGQKQRVAIARALVSHPKLILADEPTAALDSRSGRDVVEIMQRLAREQGCAILLVTHDNRILDVADRIVNMEDGRLTTQDTVAIAMATE; the protein is encoded by the coding sequence ATGCCTCCACAACCCACCGTTTCTATCCGCAATCTCAACCACGCTTTTGGTAGTGGCAATCTCCGTAAACCAGTACTTAGCGATATTGATTTAGATATCAATCCTGGCGAAGTGGTGTTGCTCACCGGCCCATCAGGGAGCGGTAAAACTACGCTGCTTACTTTGATTGGTGGGTTGCGATCGTTACAGGAGGGCAGTTTGCAAATCCTCGGCCAAGAGCTATATGGTGCCAGCCAGAAGCAAATGGTACAGGTGCGCAGCAATATTGGCTTTATCTTCCAGTCCAACAACCTTTTGGAATGCCTCACTGCCCATCAGAATGTCAGAATGTCTCTGCGCTTGCACGATCGCATTCCCATGCGAGATCGCACCAAACTTTCGGTGGCGATGCTGGAGGCTGTTGGTTTGGGCGATCGCGCTGACTACTATCCCGCTGCTCTATCTGGCGGGCAAAAACAGCGGGTGGCGATCGCGCGGGCTTTAGTCAGCCATCCCAAACTCATCCTCGCAGACGAACCGACCGCCGCCCTGGACAGTCGATCTGGTAGAGATGTGGTGGAAATTATGCAACGCTTGGCAAGGGAGCAGGGATGTGCGATTCTACTCGTCACCCACGACAATCGCATTCTCGACGTTGCCGATCGCATCGTCAACATGGAAGACGGTCGCCTTACAACGCAAGATACAGTTGCGATCGCGATGGCGACAGAGTAA
- the glcD gene encoding glycolate oxidase subunit GlcD yields MIAIPQPSPTIDPDRQPLQPDPRKTDWQKIAQLFAAIVGAKNVVRAREDLIAYECDGLTSYRQQPEIVVLPSTTQEVSEVVKVCDRYNIPFVARGSGTGLSGGALPLQNSVLIVTARMKQILAVDLENQRVVVQPGVINNWVTQAVSGAGFYYAPDPSSQIICSIGGNVAENSGGVHCLKYGVTTNHVLGLKVVLPDGAIVDFGGKIPEMPGYDLTGIFVGSEGTLGIATEITLKILKTSEAISVLLADFNSVEAAGSAVSDIIGAGIIPGGMEMMDNMSINAVEDTVATGCYPRDAVAILLVEVDGSQVEVAENAKLVEAICRKNGARNVTSASDPEQRLKLWKGRKAAFAAMGQCSPDYYVQDGVIPRTKLPYVLREIEALSKKYGYNVANVFHAGDGNLHPLILYDNSQPGALEVVEELGGEILKLCVKVGGSISGEHGIGSDKRCYMPEMFTDADLATMQWVRQVFDPKAIANPTKIFPTPRTCGEGAKPHIDTAFPAERF; encoded by the coding sequence ATGATTGCGATACCTCAACCATCACCCACAATCGATCCGGATCGTCAGCCCCTTCAACCCGATCCGCGAAAAACTGATTGGCAGAAGATCGCGCAACTATTTGCCGCGATCGTGGGAGCAAAGAATGTCGTACGCGCGCGCGAAGATCTGATTGCCTATGAGTGCGACGGCCTAACCAGCTATCGCCAGCAGCCCGAAATAGTGGTTCTGCCCAGCACCACGCAGGAAGTGTCGGAAGTGGTGAAGGTATGCGATCGCTACAATATTCCTTTTGTGGCCAGAGGTTCGGGTACGGGCTTGTCAGGTGGTGCGTTACCGTTGCAGAATTCGGTTCTGATCGTGACCGCTAGAATGAAGCAGATTTTGGCAGTGGATTTAGAGAATCAGCGCGTGGTAGTGCAACCTGGGGTAATTAATAACTGGGTGACGCAGGCGGTGAGCGGTGCGGGATTCTATTACGCGCCCGATCCCTCCAGTCAGATTATCTGTTCCATTGGTGGGAATGTGGCGGAGAACTCTGGTGGAGTGCATTGCCTCAAGTATGGCGTTACCACCAATCACGTCCTGGGGCTAAAAGTGGTGCTACCTGATGGAGCAATTGTCGATTTTGGAGGAAAAATTCCCGAAATGCCGGGTTACGATCTGACTGGCATTTTCGTTGGTTCGGAAGGGACATTGGGAATCGCTACGGAAATCACGCTCAAAATCCTCAAAACATCGGAAGCAATTAGCGTACTGCTGGCGGATTTTAATAGCGTGGAAGCAGCAGGCAGTGCTGTATCCGATATCATTGGTGCTGGCATCATCCCTGGTGGCATGGAAATGATGGATAACATGAGCATCAATGCCGTCGAAGATACGGTTGCCACTGGTTGCTACCCCCGCGATGCTGTCGCTATTTTATTAGTTGAAGTGGATGGCTCGCAGGTGGAAGTGGCAGAGAATGCCAAATTGGTGGAAGCAATTTGTCGCAAAAATGGAGCGCGTAACGTTACCTCGGCGAGCGATCCGGAGCAGCGCCTCAAGTTGTGGAAGGGTCGTAAAGCTGCCTTTGCAGCTATGGGGCAGTGCAGCCCCGACTATTACGTACAGGATGGCGTGATTCCGCGCACGAAGTTACCCTACGTTCTGCGGGAAATTGAGGCACTCAGCAAGAAATACGGCTACAACGTCGCTAATGTTTTCCATGCGGGCGACGGGAATTTACATCCTTTGATTCTCTACGATAATTCTCAACCTGGAGCTTTGGAAGTTGTGGAGGAATTGGGTGGAGAGATTCTCAAACTATGCGTTAAAGTCGGTGGCAGCATCTCCGGCGAGCACGGCATTGGTTCTGACAAGCGCTGCTACATGCCCGAAATGTTTACCGACGCTGACCTGGCTACGATGCAATGGGTGCGTCAGGTATTCGATCCTAAAGCGATCGCGAATCCCACCAAGATTTTCCCTACGCCGCGCACCTGTGGCGAAGGGGCAAAACCTCACATTGACACAGCATTTCCTGCCGAGCGATTCTAA
- the bioU gene encoding (S)-8-amino-7-oxononanoate synthase BioU yields the protein MTIKVGILGFGGLGQAAAKLLAGKQEMTLVAIADRDGYAYSSSGLNVSAAIAAYQAKGSVGHLESYGTASQDSIANLIATARDVDGYFLALPNLPNTFMASVARQFIQSGWQGVLVDAIKRTSAVEQLIDLSGDLAAHRITYMTGCGATPGLLTAAASIAAQSFAEVHSVEITFGVGIANWAAYRATIREDIAHMPGYSVETAQAMTDAEVEALLEKTNGIITLENMEHADDILLERLGICDRSRVTVGGVVDTRNPKKPLSTNMKLTGRTFEGKISTHTFTLGDETSMAANVCGSAFGYLKAGKMLHQRHIHGLFTSAEVMPLFVR from the coding sequence ATGACGATTAAGGTAGGAATTTTAGGTTTTGGCGGTCTGGGTCAGGCGGCAGCTAAACTACTAGCTGGCAAGCAGGAAATGACATTGGTGGCGATCGCAGATCGAGACGGCTACGCCTACAGTTCCAGCGGTCTAAACGTAAGTGCGGCGATCGCTGCCTACCAAGCCAAGGGTTCGGTGGGTCACCTGGAGTCCTACGGCACAGCCAGTCAGGACAGTATTGCCAACCTGATTGCTACGGCACGGGATGTGGACGGCTACTTTCTAGCTTTACCTAACCTACCTAACACTTTCATGGCAAGCGTGGCTCGGCAATTCATCCAGTCCGGGTGGCAGGGTGTTTTGGTCGATGCAATCAAGCGTACCAGCGCCGTCGAACAATTAATCGATTTGTCTGGCGATCTCGCCGCGCATCGCATTACCTACATGACTGGTTGTGGTGCGACACCGGGCTTGCTAACCGCAGCAGCTTCGATCGCTGCCCAAAGTTTTGCCGAAGTCCATAGTGTCGAAATTACCTTTGGTGTCGGTATTGCCAACTGGGCCGCCTATCGCGCCACCATTCGCGAAGATATTGCCCATATGCCCGGTTACAGCGTCGAAACCGCGCAGGCGATGACTGATGCGGAAGTGGAAGCGTTGTTAGAGAAAACTAACGGCATCATTACGCTCGAAAATATGGAACATGCCGACGATATTTTGTTGGAGCGGTTGGGAATTTGCGATCGCTCCCGCGTTACGGTTGGCGGTGTTGTGGATACGCGCAATCCCAAGAAACCGCTCAGTACGAATATGAAACTCACGGGCAGAACCTTTGAGGGCAAAATCTCCACGCACACATTTACTTTGGGCGATGAGACCAGTATGGCAGCGAACGTCTGCGGGTCAGCCTTTGGTTATCTCAAAGCAGGGAAAATGCTACACCAGCGTCATATTCACGGTCTCTTTACTTCCGCCGAAGTGATGCCTCTATTTGTACGCTAA
- the serC gene encoding 3-phosphoserine/phosphohydroxythreonine transaminase, with amino-acid sequence MITLQKTTSTFNFSPGPGALPLVVLEETRQALERLPNVPLSILGIGHRSPWFDEILNEAESNLRSLLNIPTSYKILFLQGGSSLQFSMVPMNLLRGSNRTADYIVSGYWSAKSVPDAQREGNVRIAWDGSADGFMRLPNRSELNLTPDAAYLHYISNETVEGLQFNSIPGLPNIPLVCDMSSDFLSRPFDINRYALVYAHAQKNLGPSGVTVVILHEDLLANIPDNLHTMLDYRPHVLKRSNYNTPPVFSIYVMMLVTRWMLREIASLDEMHDLNKQKAERLYQSIDESEGFYRGRAAIQNRSLMNVVFNMASPQLEAEFAQEAQANGIFGLAGHRTLGGLRASLYNAVTLEAVDALCRFMYRFHRRHR; translated from the coding sequence ATGATAACGCTTCAAAAAACAACTTCTACTTTTAATTTTTCTCCCGGCCCAGGGGCGCTTCCTCTGGTGGTTTTAGAGGAAACTAGACAGGCGCTCGAACGATTGCCAAACGTACCTTTGTCAATTTTGGGAATCGGTCACCGTTCGCCATGGTTTGATGAGATCCTAAACGAAGCGGAGTCGAATTTAAGAAGCCTGCTAAATATTCCCACATCCTATAAAATCTTATTCTTGCAAGGTGGTAGCAGCCTGCAGTTTTCGATGGTTCCGATGAATCTCTTGCGCGGGAGCAATCGCACGGCAGACTACATTGTCTCGGGGTATTGGAGCGCAAAATCTGTTCCTGATGCCCAAAGAGAAGGCAATGTCCGGATTGCATGGGATGGAAGTGCGGATGGATTCATGCGGTTGCCGAATCGCTCCGAACTCAACTTGACTCCCGACGCAGCTTACTTGCACTATATTTCAAATGAGACAGTTGAAGGGCTGCAATTTAATAGTATTCCGGGACTTCCCAATATACCGTTGGTTTGCGACATGTCTTCGGATTTCCTTTCTAGACCCTTTGACATAAATCGGTATGCCCTGGTGTACGCTCACGCTCAGAAGAATTTAGGCCCTTCGGGGGTGACAGTAGTTATTCTGCACGAAGATCTCCTGGCTAACATCCCAGACAATCTACATACGATGCTGGATTACCGCCCCCATGTTCTCAAGCGATCGAATTACAATACGCCGCCGGTTTTTAGCATTTACGTCATGATGTTAGTAACGCGTTGGATGCTACGGGAGATCGCGAGCTTGGATGAAATGCACGATCTGAACAAACAGAAAGCAGAACGACTTTATCAGTCGATTGATGAAAGCGAGGGATTTTATCGAGGTCGGGCAGCAATTCAAAATCGCTCTTTGATGAATGTTGTGTTTAATATGGCCAGTCCACAGTTAGAGGCGGAGTTCGCTCAAGAGGCTCAGGCAAATGGAATCTTTGGGCTGGCAGGACATCGAACTTTAGGGGGACTGCGCGCTTCGCTTTACAATGCAGTGACCCTTGAGGCTGTTGATGCTCTCTGTAGGTTTATGTACCGTTTCCATCGCCGCCATCGTTAG
- a CDS encoding polyprenyl synthetase family protein, whose translation MVSTLPSLSRSIPQNWPAQGPIDLAIHDLPHNAAIEWWYINSHFTTTDGRSLSLFASFFRKIIGYDDATQEPQYGHALTWALSDTDNHRYHAVSLGDRSGPKTVLEMMDGGEKILQDPWMERTLRKMLEAGKIPAPDRMFAGEAYAASDRLELNYDGSRFLKREDGSYLLELCDPEAKIACKLVLTPTKPPTRYGNNGAIEFNKLTTFYYFIPRLDASGYIEQNGSKHAIDTGIAWYDREFGSVYRDESDRENSVAGAAWTWMSIQLDSGSDLLVSMLIDKSNNKLIDKFTILVDPKGNSRQYEDFSLSPDNLWRSQQTFNDYPTHWVLQVPAANLELQIAACFDEQEFITLIAAPAFWEGCISMRGTIDGQSVVGRGYLERKGFNTIHSIDDFFTAVGREVQKSIHNLLPDIPSNEQVRFLIANGGNHELLNDIDTNRFARNIIEPIREISDRGGKSWRSYALMACCNAVGGDFRPYMHLLGMPELIHVGSLIVDDVQDRSTVRRGGKTCHLLYGEPLAINAGTACYFLSELLLPSANLSPDIRLQLYELFFKTFRAAHTGQAFDLAGLNSEMDAVVASGDSSKLERQVLTTCWLKTAVPAGTAARAGGLIGGGSKEQIEALGQYLEALGLAFQIIDDILNLRGFERNLKFRGEDIMQGKVTLPVVKAMSRLTHADRTWLWNTLQSQPKEPAIVSACIDTIARCGALEACSDRAREMVENAWQSLDPLLKDSQTKIMLRAFGFYLLERHY comes from the coding sequence ATGGTCTCTACCCTTCCAAGTTTATCCAGATCGATTCCACAGAACTGGCCTGCCCAGGGGCCTATCGATTTAGCAATACACGACCTACCTCACAATGCTGCCATTGAGTGGTGGTATATCAACAGCCATTTCACAACCACTGACGGTCGTTCTCTTTCGCTCTTTGCATCGTTTTTTCGTAAAATTATCGGTTATGACGACGCAACGCAAGAGCCGCAATACGGTCACGCGCTAACGTGGGCGCTGAGCGATACAGACAATCATCGTTACCATGCGGTATCGCTGGGCGATCGCTCTGGGCCAAAGACGGTGCTGGAGATGATGGATGGTGGCGAAAAGATTCTCCAGGATCCCTGGATGGAACGCACGCTGCGCAAAATGTTAGAAGCTGGGAAAATTCCTGCCCCCGATCGCATGTTTGCAGGAGAAGCATATGCAGCCAGCGATCGCCTGGAACTGAACTACGACGGCTCGCGATTTCTCAAGCGCGAGGACGGTAGCTACTTGCTCGAACTCTGCGATCCAGAAGCAAAAATTGCTTGCAAGCTGGTGTTAACTCCGACAAAGCCGCCTACCCGCTACGGAAATAATGGGGCGATCGAGTTCAATAAGTTAACTACGTTCTACTATTTCATTCCCAGATTGGATGCCAGCGGTTATATCGAACAAAATGGTAGCAAACATGCGATAGATACAGGTATTGCCTGGTATGATCGCGAATTTGGCAGTGTATATCGCGATGAGAGCGATCGCGAGAACAGCGTGGCAGGGGCTGCCTGGACCTGGATGAGCATTCAGCTTGACAGCGGCTCGGATTTGCTCGTTTCTATGCTGATTGACAAAAGCAACAATAAACTCATAGACAAATTTACGATCCTTGTCGATCCCAAGGGTAATTCTCGTCAATACGAAGATTTCTCCCTCAGTCCTGACAATCTCTGGCGCAGTCAGCAGACATTCAACGACTATCCAACGCACTGGGTACTCCAGGTTCCGGCGGCGAATTTGGAGCTACAGATTGCAGCTTGCTTCGACGAGCAGGAGTTCATCACGTTAATTGCAGCACCAGCATTCTGGGAAGGATGCATATCGATGCGCGGAACCATCGACGGGCAGTCGGTTGTCGGTCGCGGATACTTGGAACGCAAAGGCTTTAACACAATTCACAGCATCGACGATTTTTTTACCGCTGTCGGTCGGGAAGTGCAGAAGTCAATCCACAATCTCCTGCCGGATATCCCAAGCAACGAGCAGGTTCGCTTTCTGATTGCTAACGGTGGAAACCACGAACTCTTGAATGACATCGATACCAATCGATTTGCGCGCAATATCATCGAGCCAATCCGAGAGATAAGCGATCGCGGCGGTAAGTCGTGGCGTTCCTACGCGCTGATGGCCTGTTGCAATGCCGTAGGTGGCGACTTCCGTCCGTACATGCACTTGTTGGGAATGCCCGAGTTGATCCACGTTGGTTCCCTCATCGTGGATGACGTACAAGATCGATCGACGGTTCGCCGAGGTGGAAAAACCTGTCACTTACTCTATGGCGAACCACTGGCAATCAATGCCGGAACGGCCTGCTATTTCTTGAGCGAACTTCTGCTTCCGTCTGCAAACCTTTCCCCCGATATCAGATTGCAACTTTACGAGCTATTCTTCAAGACATTTCGCGCCGCGCATACGGGCCAGGCTTTCGATCTAGCAGGGTTGAATTCCGAGATGGATGCTGTCGTTGCCAGCGGAGATAGCTCGAAACTAGAACGCCAGGTGCTTACAACATGCTGGCTGAAAACGGCTGTACCAGCAGGAACGGCAGCCCGTGCGGGCGGTCTCATCGGTGGTGGTAGCAAGGAGCAAATCGAAGCTCTCGGACAGTATCTCGAAGCCCTCGGTCTTGCCTTTCAAATTATCGACGATATTCTTAACTTGCGAGGTTTCGAGCGCAACCTCAAGTTCCGTGGCGAGGATATCATGCAAGGAAAGGTGACGCTTCCCGTTGTCAAAGCCATGTCGCGGCTAACCCATGCAGATCGAACCTGGCTCTGGAATACGTTACAGTCACAACCCAAAGAACCAGCAATCGTGTCCGCCTGTATTGACACGATCGCGCGCTGTGGCGCTCTAGAGGCTTGCAGCGATCGCGCGAGGGAAATGGTAGAAAATGCCTGGCAATCTCTCGATCCGTTGCTTAAGGACTCCCAAACCAAGATTATGCTGCGTGCCTTCGGATTTTATCTACTGGAGCGGCATTACTAG